In the Haloferula helveola genome, one interval contains:
- the rpsT gene encoding 30S ribosomal protein S20: MANHKSALKRVRQTKVRTERNRQRKTTIKTLRKETLAAVEAGDKKAATESLSKFSSAVDKAAKKGLIHKNKAANLKSRTAKAIAAVG, translated from the coding sequence ATGGCCAACCACAAGTCAGCCCTCAAGCGCGTTCGTCAGACCAAGGTCCGCACCGAGCGCAACCGCCAGCGTAAGACCACCATCAAGACTCTTCGCAAGGAGACGCTTGCCGCCGTTGAGGCTGGTGACAAGAAGGCTGCGACCGAGTCGCTTTCCAAGTTCTCCTCGGCAGTCGACAAGGCCGCCAAGAAGGGCCTGATCCACAAGAACAAGGCCGCCAATCTCAAGAGCCGCACTGCCAAGGCGATCGCCGCTGTGGGTTAA
- a CDS encoding protein arginine kinase gives MKHPADWMTGKGADNAVVLTSRIRLARNLANVPFPGWAKKGQRQEVLEELLPCVEALDCMKDGFSKPLESLSSVQKQVMVERHLISREHAARGEGSAVVIERRQSISVMINEEDHLRMQSIRPGLDLTAAYETLSEFDDEVAGAVEYAFDPALGYLTTCPTNLGTGMRASSMLHLPALVISDQIGQVLQAVNKIGLAVRGIFGEGTESLGNLFQISNQSTLGESEATILRRLERVIAQVAKHERNAREKLLEDDPDMVCDKIGRGYGVLKHAWIIDSKEALNHLSLLRLGGDLGFLPGETVALCDELLMEIQPAHLQVHNGSKLSPEERDAIRAEIIRSRLQTLQPPDIRFIKKTGGEDDTSPDLGIA, from the coding sequence ATGAAGCACCCTGCCGATTGGATGACGGGCAAGGGGGCCGACAATGCGGTCGTGCTGACTTCACGGATCCGACTCGCCCGCAATCTGGCAAACGTTCCGTTTCCCGGTTGGGCCAAGAAAGGGCAGCGGCAGGAGGTGCTTGAGGAATTGCTTCCATGCGTCGAGGCCCTCGATTGCATGAAGGACGGGTTCTCGAAGCCGCTGGAGTCGCTGAGCTCGGTTCAGAAGCAGGTGATGGTCGAGCGCCACCTGATCAGCCGTGAACACGCCGCACGCGGCGAAGGCAGCGCGGTGGTTATCGAGCGTCGGCAATCGATCTCGGTGATGATCAACGAGGAGGACCACCTGCGGATGCAATCGATCCGTCCGGGACTCGACCTCACGGCGGCCTACGAAACCCTGAGCGAATTCGACGACGAAGTCGCCGGTGCGGTTGAGTATGCCTTTGATCCCGCTCTAGGTTACCTGACAACCTGTCCGACCAATCTGGGCACCGGAATGCGAGCGTCCTCCATGTTGCATCTGCCGGCGTTGGTGATCAGCGATCAGATCGGTCAGGTGCTCCAGGCGGTGAACAAGATCGGTCTCGCCGTGCGCGGGATTTTCGGTGAGGGGACCGAATCGCTCGGGAACCTGTTCCAGATTTCCAACCAGTCGACTCTGGGCGAAAGCGAAGCGACGATTCTGCGCCGTCTCGAGCGGGTGATCGCGCAGGTCGCCAAGCACGAGCGGAATGCCCGTGAAAAACTGCTCGAAGATGACCCCGACATGGTTTGCGACAAGATCGGCCGGGGTTATGGTGTGCTGAAACACGCATGGATCATCGATTCGAAGGAAGCGCTGAACCACCTGTCGCTGCTCCGGCTCGGCGGAGACCTCGGGTTTTTGCCCGGGGAAACGGTGGCGTTGTGCGACGAATTGCTGATGGAGATCCAGCCGGCGCACCTTCAGGTCCACAACGGCAGCAAGCTTTCCCCCGAAGAACGCGACGCAATCCGGGCGGAAATCATCCGCTCCCGGTTGCAAACCCTCCAACCCCCTGATATTCGTTTCATCAAGAAAACCGGAGGAGAAGACGACACCTCCCCAGACCTCGGCATCGCATGA
- a CDS encoding UvrB/UvrC motif-containing protein, giving the protein MDCDKCGKPAKVHLTQLVGGQVKKVALCNECAAQSGVTDPTGFALADMLLGDGTVGKTPSVLPPKPSVSKGRSCPECGFTLEDLKRIRRFGCGNCYVAFRDEVNDMIRGMHKGATHCGKVPDGLMEMRQRKLRLTELRERLDHAISAENYEEAAGLRDEIRQIEVALEETEP; this is encoded by the coding sequence ATGGATTGCGACAAATGCGGCAAGCCGGCGAAGGTGCACTTGACCCAATTGGTGGGTGGTCAGGTGAAGAAAGTCGCGCTTTGCAATGAATGTGCGGCGCAGAGCGGTGTGACGGATCCCACCGGCTTCGCTTTGGCCGACATGCTCCTCGGGGACGGAACCGTCGGAAAGACGCCGTCAGTCCTGCCTCCGAAGCCATCGGTTTCGAAGGGGCGGAGCTGCCCGGAGTGCGGATTCACGCTCGAGGATTTGAAGCGAATTCGACGTTTCGGGTGTGGCAACTGCTACGTCGCTTTCCGTGACGAGGTGAACGACATGATCCGCGGCATGCACAAGGGGGCGACCCACTGCGGCAAGGTCCCCGACGGACTGATGGAGATGCGTCAGCGGAAACTCCGGCTGACGGAACTGAGGGAGCGGCTCGATCACGCGATTTCTGCGGAGAATTACGAAGAGGCGGCCGGCTTGCGGGACGAGATCCGGCAAATCGAAGTCGCCTTGGAGGAGACCGAGCCATGA
- the thiD gene encoding bifunctional hydroxymethylpyrimidine kinase/phosphomethylpyrimidine kinase, with protein sequence MASCPIALTIAGSDSSAGAGLQADLKTFQHFGVFGLTAVTCVVAETPHQVRSIHPVPPAVLQDQILLLLDRYPVAAIKTGMLFSKPHVVAVSEILARYPDIPLVVDPVMIASTGDPLLEKDAIAAYRDRLLPRASLITPNLDEASVLCRESLQSEEDIERGARMLSETFGTDVLLKGGHLPGTECADFLLAQGSGSWFRSPRLETAAGHGTGCTLSAAVTAGFAQGMDAAEAVARAKRFLDQTLSEALEFGQIAMLNQGTTFPKA encoded by the coding sequence ATGGCCTCATGCCCGATCGCCCTGACCATCGCCGGCTCCGACAGCTCGGCGGGTGCAGGTCTGCAGGCCGATCTCAAAACTTTCCAGCACTTCGGGGTATTCGGCCTCACCGCCGTCACCTGCGTGGTAGCGGAAACCCCCCATCAGGTGCGATCCATCCACCCCGTGCCGCCGGCGGTTCTCCAGGATCAGATCCTTCTGTTGCTTGATCGCTATCCGGTAGCCGCCATCAAGACCGGGATGCTCTTCTCCAAGCCCCATGTCGTGGCGGTAAGCGAGATCCTTGCCCGGTATCCGGATATTCCCTTGGTGGTCGACCCGGTGATGATCGCGTCGACCGGGGATCCACTGCTTGAGAAAGACGCGATCGCCGCTTACCGCGACCGCCTGCTGCCCCGGGCGTCCCTCATCACTCCAAACCTCGATGAGGCTTCGGTGTTGTGCCGTGAGTCCTTACAAAGCGAGGAAGACATCGAACGGGGAGCCCGGATGCTTTCCGAGACTTTCGGCACGGACGTCCTGCTGAAAGGCGGCCACCTGCCCGGTACCGAATGTGCCGATTTCCTTCTGGCGCAGGGCTCAGGAAGTTGGTTCCGGAGCCCGCGTCTCGAGACAGCGGCCGGCCACGGCACCGGTTGCACGCTGTCTGCGGCCGTGACCGCGGGTTTTGCCCAAGGAATGGATGCCGCTGAGGCCGTCGCGCGAGCCAAGCGCTTTCTCGACCAAACCCTCTCGGAAGCCTTGGAATTCGGGCAAATCGCCATGCTCAACCAAGGCACGACCTTCCCCAAAGCCTGA
- the pheT gene encoding phenylalanine--tRNA ligase subunit beta, with translation MNVSLNWLATHVDLKGKTPEELDQLLTFAGVEVEDIRVTGVPSDKIVVAQIKEAVQHPNADKLKVTQVDAGEGELRQIVCGAKNYKVGDKVPCCLPGTDLGGFVIGETKMRGVESKGMLAAASEIGLTDVEDGLMILSEEAEIGRPVRELFDRDVLLEVEVTPNRPDLLSHYGMAREMATLLEVPLKELEVPERKATTSSGVRIEAEDACPYYTAVRISGVTVAESPAWLKERLESIGLRPINNVVDITNFVLHETGQPLHAFDASKVSGDLVVRLANDSESFAALDGESYDLQPDDCVISDDAGAALALGGVMGGNDSGVTESTSDVLLESAYFTPPGIRRTSRRTALSSDSSYRFERGVDPAGVVSASAFAVKLILEIAGGSAAAETMVAGSPPQLTQPVALDLARLDQLTGSSISHDDAATILTRLGLTRGDDGRWSVPSFRADLQRHIDLVEEIVRVRGLDAVPSRLRGTFVPSSPVDSDYDADMRLRHRLAGLGFNECQTIKLISDSQVSDALPIKPLREGDTIRVSLPLSEDHAVLRPSLVPGLIASAERNIRQGSPSLRLFEMGRFFRNAGGGKATDLEAESLAILVSGERQPSAWTGEGEAADLYDLKAVIQALLPGSTLQFAPREREGFVLGADIQAEGQNIGSFAMLSPSRQRSIDAATPVFVADLDLAKLRKLSAVSTDITELPQFPGSSRDAAIDAPADLPNAEIEKTLGKSKEPLLVGFECFDVFRDPSGEKLAADRKSIAYRMLYRASDRTLKTQEVDAAHEAILKQLEKSLPVRFR, from the coding sequence ATGAACGTTTCACTCAATTGGCTCGCCACGCACGTCGACCTCAAGGGCAAGACGCCCGAGGAACTCGATCAACTCCTGACCTTCGCAGGGGTGGAGGTGGAGGACATCCGCGTCACCGGGGTGCCGTCGGACAAGATCGTCGTCGCCCAGATCAAGGAAGCGGTCCAGCACCCGAATGCCGACAAACTGAAGGTCACCCAGGTCGATGCCGGCGAAGGTGAACTGCGGCAGATCGTCTGCGGCGCGAAGAACTACAAGGTCGGCGACAAGGTACCCTGCTGTCTGCCGGGAACCGACTTGGGCGGTTTTGTCATCGGCGAAACGAAGATGCGGGGCGTGGAGTCCAAGGGAATGCTCGCGGCCGCATCCGAGATCGGTCTCACCGATGTCGAGGACGGGTTGATGATTCTGTCCGAAGAGGCCGAGATCGGGCGGCCGGTGCGGGAGCTTTTCGATCGCGATGTGCTTCTTGAGGTCGAAGTCACACCAAACCGCCCCGACCTGCTCAGCCACTACGGGATGGCCCGCGAGATGGCCACGCTGCTCGAAGTCCCGCTCAAGGAACTTGAAGTCCCGGAGCGGAAAGCGACCACCAGCAGCGGAGTCCGGATCGAGGCGGAGGACGCCTGCCCCTACTACACGGCCGTCCGGATTTCCGGAGTCACGGTAGCGGAGAGCCCCGCATGGCTGAAAGAGCGGCTCGAATCGATTGGGCTGCGTCCGATCAACAACGTCGTCGATATCACCAATTTCGTCCTCCACGAAACGGGGCAACCACTCCATGCGTTCGATGCCTCCAAGGTGTCCGGCGATCTGGTGGTGCGCCTCGCCAATGATAGCGAATCGTTCGCCGCTCTTGACGGTGAGTCCTACGATTTGCAGCCGGACGACTGCGTCATCTCGGATGATGCCGGGGCCGCCCTGGCCTTGGGTGGTGTGATGGGCGGCAATGACAGCGGAGTCACTGAGAGCACCAGCGACGTCCTCCTCGAGTCCGCCTACTTCACCCCACCGGGGATCCGGCGCACCTCGCGCCGGACCGCTTTGTCTTCGGATTCCTCCTACCGGTTCGAACGCGGTGTCGATCCGGCCGGGGTCGTTTCGGCATCCGCATTCGCCGTTAAGCTGATCCTTGAGATCGCCGGCGGCTCCGCGGCGGCCGAAACCATGGTCGCGGGAAGCCCCCCCCAGCTCACCCAGCCGGTCGCGCTCGACCTTGCCCGACTCGACCAGTTGACCGGCTCGAGCATTTCCCATGATGACGCCGCGACGATCCTGACCCGCCTCGGGCTGACCCGAGGTGACGACGGCCGCTGGTCGGTGCCGTCGTTCCGTGCCGACCTCCAGCGCCATATCGACCTCGTCGAAGAGATCGTGCGCGTGCGGGGTCTCGATGCGGTGCCCTCGCGCCTCCGCGGAACCTTCGTTCCCTCCAGTCCGGTGGACAGTGACTACGACGCCGACATGCGGCTCCGGCACCGTCTGGCCGGACTTGGTTTCAACGAGTGCCAGACGATCAAGCTGATCTCGGATTCGCAAGTCTCGGACGCGTTGCCAATCAAACCACTCCGGGAGGGCGACACGATCCGGGTCAGCCTGCCGCTCAGCGAGGACCATGCGGTTCTCCGTCCCAGCCTCGTTCCCGGCCTGATCGCATCGGCCGAACGGAACATCCGTCAGGGCAGCCCGAGCCTACGGCTCTTCGAGATGGGTCGCTTCTTCCGCAACGCGGGTGGTGGAAAGGCCACGGATCTCGAAGCGGAAAGCCTCGCCATCCTGGTTTCCGGAGAACGGCAGCCGTCGGCATGGACGGGCGAAGGCGAGGCCGCCGACCTCTACGACCTCAAGGCGGTGATTCAGGCCCTGCTTCCGGGCAGCACACTCCAGTTCGCGCCTCGCGAGCGCGAGGGATTTGTCCTTGGGGCCGACATTCAGGCAGAAGGGCAGAACATCGGTTCGTTCGCCATGCTGTCGCCTTCGCGCCAACGTTCGATCGACGCTGCGACGCCGGTCTTCGTGGCCGATCTCGATTTGGCCAAGCTGCGCAAGCTTTCGGCGGTCTCGACCGATATCACCGAACTCCCCCAATTCCCGGGCTCAAGCCGCGACGCCGCGATCGATGCTCCCGCCGATCTCCCGAATGCCGAGATTGAGAAGACCCTCGGCAAGAGCAAGGAGCCGCTTCTCGTCGGTTTCGAGTGCTTCGACGTATTCCGGGATCCGAGCGGCGAGAAGCTTGCCGCCGACCGCAAGTCCATCGCCTACCGGATGCTCTACCGCGCCAGCGACCGGACGCTCAAGACGCAGGAGGTCGATGCGGCCCACGAGGCGATCCTCAAGCAGCTTGAGAAGTCGCTGCCGGTCCGCTTCCGTTGA
- the pheS gene encoding phenylalanine--tRNA ligase subunit alpha — protein MKDQIEATQTEALARIEAVADIRSLEDARVGILGKQGSLTKLSAGMRDVPKEEKAEVGQLLNAARQAITGALEGKKEALQSEADAKALAGIDLTLPARSLHTGSLHPLTLIRDEAVGILRRMGFALADGPEIEDEFHCFDALNTPADHPARNEKDTFYFDSGKLLRTHTSSVQVRTMEAEAPPIRIIAPGSAYRRDEIDATHLSVFNQLEGLYVDTDVSLGDLKGTLEYFFHELFGSATEVRFRPHFFPFTEPSFEIDVKLHAKGQAPKWIEVAGCGMVDPAVFDAIGASRNDDAYSPEKVTGFAFGMGLDRLAMIRWGIKDIRLLIENDTRFLKQFA, from the coding sequence ATGAAGGACCAGATCGAAGCCACCCAGACCGAGGCTCTCGCCCGCATCGAAGCCGTCGCGGACATCCGCAGCCTGGAGGACGCCCGCGTGGGCATTCTCGGCAAACAGGGAAGCCTGACCAAGCTTTCCGCAGGGATGCGCGACGTGCCGAAAGAGGAGAAAGCCGAGGTGGGCCAGCTGTTGAATGCCGCCCGGCAGGCGATCACGGGCGCGCTTGAAGGCAAGAAGGAGGCGCTCCAGTCCGAGGCCGACGCCAAGGCTCTGGCCGGCATCGATCTGACGCTTCCTGCCCGCTCCCTGCACACCGGGTCACTCCATCCGCTCACCCTGATCCGGGACGAGGCGGTCGGCATTCTCCGGAGGATGGGCTTCGCCCTCGCCGATGGCCCCGAGATCGAGGACGAGTTTCACTGTTTCGACGCCCTCAACACGCCTGCCGATCACCCGGCCCGGAACGAGAAAGACACCTTCTACTTCGACTCGGGCAAATTGTTGCGCACGCACACCTCCAGCGTCCAGGTGCGGACGATGGAGGCCGAAGCGCCACCCATCCGCATCATCGCCCCGGGCTCCGCCTATCGCAGGGACGAGATCGACGCGACCCACCTGTCGGTCTTCAACCAACTCGAGGGACTCTACGTCGATACCGATGTGTCGCTCGGCGATCTCAAGGGGACGCTCGAGTATTTCTTCCACGAGCTTTTCGGCTCCGCGACCGAGGTCCGTTTCCGGCCTCACTTCTTCCCGTTCACCGAACCCAGCTTCGAAATCGACGTCAAACTCCACGCCAAGGGCCAGGCCCCGAAGTGGATTGAGGTCGCCGGTTGCGGCATGGTTGACCCGGCTGTTTTCGATGCCATCGGAGCATCCCGCAACGACGACGCCTACTCGCCTGAGAAAGTCACCGGCTTCGCCTTCGGAATGGGCCTCGACCGCCTCGCGATGATCCGCTGGGGCATCAAGGACATCCGCCTCCTCATCGAAAACGACACCCGTTTCCTCAAGCAGTTCGCCTGA
- the rplT gene encoding 50S ribosomal protein L20: protein MPRATNSPASRARRKRVLLRAKGFRGFRSKLYRYAKDAVRKAHTYEYRDRKKRKGQFRRLWIQRISAATRNEGLTYSRFIEGLNAAGIEADRKILADLAVHDAEAFSAIIEQAKAGLEKKKSEAAA from the coding sequence ATGCCACGCGCAACCAACAGCCCGGCCTCCCGCGCCCGACGCAAGCGCGTCCTGTTGCGTGCGAAGGGCTTCCGCGGATTCCGCTCGAAGCTCTACCGCTACGCCAAGGATGCGGTCCGCAAGGCCCACACCTATGAATACCGTGACCGCAAGAAGCGGAAGGGACAGTTCCGCCGTCTCTGGATCCAGCGCATCAGCGCCGCGACCCGGAACGAAGGCCTGACCTACTCCCGCTTCATCGAGGGACTCAATGCAGCCGGCATCGAAGCCGACCGCAAGATCCTCGCCGACCTTGCCGTGCATGATGCCGAAGCCTTTTCGGCCATCATCGAGCAAGCGAAGGCCGGTCTCGAAAAGAAGAAGAGCGAAGCCGCTGCCTGA
- the rpmI gene encoding 50S ribosomal protein L35 yields MARTAGKAKTRKAVAKRFKVTGTGKVLRRKQGKRHLLQNKNRKRKRNLGKVTLVSDADIKNVKENLPFA; encoded by the coding sequence ATGGCTCGAACCGCAGGAAAAGCAAAGACCCGTAAGGCTGTCGCCAAGCGCTTCAAGGTGACTGGCACCGGGAAGGTCCTGCGCCGGAAACAGGGCAAGCGGCACTTGCTTCAAAACAAGAACCGCAAGCGCAAGCGTAACCTCGGAAAGGTGACGCTCGTTTCCGACGCCGACATCAAGAACGTGAAGGAAAACCTTCCCTTCGCCTGA
- a CDS encoding ApaG domain, giving the protein MRELKELRVSVDDVIYMPTLDAPADKPHPFVYFISIHNESDERVTIEGRKWVVQEGEEMAVVEGDGVVGQTPSLSPGEHFSYNSYHVTGVNAVVEGAFFGRTESGEWVFTRIPEFRLEVPGWA; this is encoded by the coding sequence ATGCGGGAACTCAAGGAACTGAGGGTGAGTGTCGACGACGTGATCTACATGCCGACTCTCGATGCGCCCGCGGACAAGCCGCATCCGTTTGTCTATTTCATCTCGATCCACAACGAGTCGGACGAGCGGGTAACGATTGAGGGGCGCAAGTGGGTGGTGCAGGAGGGTGAAGAAATGGCGGTCGTCGAGGGCGACGGTGTGGTGGGGCAAACGCCCTCTCTCTCGCCGGGTGAACATTTCTCCTACAACAGCTACCATGTGACGGGTGTGAACGCCGTCGTCGAGGGAGCGTTTTTTGGCAGGACGGAAAGCGGGGAGTGGGTCTTCACCCGGATCCCGGAGTTCCGGCTCGAGGTGCCGGGCTGGGCCTGA
- the ilvE gene encoding branched-chain-amino-acid transaminase: MKIWLDGELVDETQAKISVFDHGLLYGDGVFEGLRFYNRRVFRLEEHIDRLFASAKAILLKMSWSREDVCRHVLETIRANDLDDGYVRLVVTRGTGGLGLNPHLCEKPSMFIIASTITLYPEECYREGMAVATCATRRPAPGALMPQVKSLNYLNNVMAKVEAIQAGAMEGVMLNEQGYVAECTGDNLFLIRDGVLCTPPVSDGALDGITRRVILELADQLDVPVREASLTRYDIFTADECFLTGSAAEVIPVASLDGREIGNACPGPFSERFLAAFRELTQTSGTPID; the protein is encoded by the coding sequence ATGAAAATCTGGCTCGATGGTGAACTGGTCGATGAAACGCAGGCGAAGATCTCCGTTTTCGACCACGGACTGCTCTACGGCGACGGCGTCTTTGAAGGCCTTCGCTTCTACAATCGCCGCGTCTTCCGCTTGGAAGAGCACATCGACCGTCTGTTCGCTTCAGCCAAGGCAATCCTGCTGAAAATGTCGTGGAGCCGTGAGGATGTTTGCCGTCATGTCCTTGAAACCATCCGTGCCAACGATCTCGACGACGGCTACGTCCGCTTGGTGGTGACCCGGGGAACCGGCGGGCTCGGGCTCAATCCGCATCTTTGCGAGAAGCCGAGCATGTTCATCATCGCATCGACGATCACGCTCTATCCTGAAGAGTGTTACCGCGAGGGCATGGCGGTCGCGACCTGCGCCACGCGGCGTCCGGCTCCGGGTGCGTTGATGCCTCAGGTGAAGTCGCTGAATTACCTCAACAACGTGATGGCCAAGGTCGAAGCGATCCAGGCCGGTGCGATGGAGGGGGTGATGCTCAACGAGCAGGGTTACGTCGCCGAGTGCACCGGCGACAACCTGTTCCTGATCCGCGACGGAGTGCTTTGCACGCCGCCGGTATCGGACGGCGCGCTCGACGGTATCACGCGACGCGTGATTCTCGAGTTGGCGGACCAGCTCGATGTGCCGGTTCGTGAGGCGTCGTTGACCCGCTACGATATCTTCACGGCCGACGAATGTTTCCTGACCGGATCGGCTGCCGAAGTGATTCCGGTAGCCTCTTTGGACGGTCGCGAAATCGGGAATGCCTGCCCCGGGCCGTTCAGTGAGCGATTCCTCGCGGCATTCCGCGAGCTGACCCAGACCAGCGGCACCCCGATTGACTGA
- a CDS encoding L,D-transpeptidase produces the protein MKLAILRHLISSLVLLAAAVGLSSCGAGKDTRNKMLVSVRDQQMLLVRDGKPLKSYTVSTSKFGLGSQSGSNRTPLGRMEVARKVGDGAPKGMVFKSRRATGEVLKPNAPGRDPIVSRILWLTGKESHNRNTFGRCIYIHGTPEEWRLGRPASYGCIRMGMRDVIDLYNRVGEGAEVRVIRGSLLTTREGREYAQKHQDARFLGMAQNQ, from the coding sequence ATGAAGCTCGCGATTCTTCGCCACCTCATCTCATCCCTCGTTCTTCTGGCGGCCGCTGTCGGCCTGAGCAGCTGCGGCGCCGGCAAGGATACCCGCAACAAGATGCTCGTCAGCGTTCGCGATCAGCAAATGCTGCTGGTTCGGGATGGCAAGCCGCTCAAGAGTTACACGGTCTCGACCTCGAAATTCGGTCTCGGTTCGCAGAGTGGCAGCAACCGCACGCCTCTGGGCCGGATGGAAGTGGCCCGAAAGGTGGGGGACGGAGCTCCTAAAGGCATGGTTTTCAAGAGCCGTCGGGCGACCGGAGAGGTCCTGAAACCGAATGCGCCGGGCCGCGATCCGATCGTCAGCCGAATCCTCTGGCTGACCGGCAAGGAATCCCACAACCGCAATACCTTCGGCCGCTGCATTTACATCCACGGCACCCCCGAGGAGTGGCGCCTGGGCCGCCCGGCCTCCTACGGCTGCATCCGGATGGGAATGCGCGACGTGATCGACCTCTACAATCGGGTCGGCGAGGGCGCCGAGGTCCGGGTGATCCGGGGTTCGTTGCTGACGACTCGGGAAGGCCGGGAATACGCCCAGAAGCATCAGGACGCCCGATTTCTCGGGATGGCCCAGAATCAGTGA
- a CDS encoding 5-formyltetrahydrofolate cyclo-ligase translates to MQAATPSSDDDKSTWRRWLRERLRAVVGPSDQSLAIRTHLEAALAASAPLKIATFAALPGEPELTPCLSAAAVHLWHFPRVDGDCLRFYRVDDACQLEPGAYGIPEPCQESEEVPVGEFDWILCPGLGFGRDGSRLGRGKGYYDRALAGARPDAWLIGTGFEEQFVEALPCEDHDLPMTHALRPRGFTPIR, encoded by the coding sequence ATGCAAGCGGCAACTCCCTCATCGGACGACGACAAATCCACGTGGCGCCGGTGGCTTCGCGAACGCTTGCGTGCCGTCGTCGGACCCTCGGATCAATCCTTGGCGATCCGGACCCATCTTGAGGCGGCGCTCGCCGCGTCCGCACCTCTGAAGATCGCCACCTTCGCCGCGTTGCCGGGAGAACCGGAGCTGACGCCCTGCCTCTCCGCCGCAGCGGTCCACCTCTGGCACTTCCCGCGGGTCGACGGCGACTGCCTGCGGTTCTACCGGGTGGACGATGCCTGCCAGCTTGAACCGGGAGCCTACGGAATTCCCGAGCCATGTCAGGAATCGGAGGAAGTCCCGGTTGGCGAGTTCGATTGGATTCTCTGCCCGGGGCTTGGATTCGGACGAGACGGCTCGCGACTCGGACGAGGGAAAGGCTACTATGATCGTGCTTTAGCGGGCGCCCGCCCGGACGCGTGGCTCATCGGAACCGGCTTCGAGGAGCAGTTCGTGGAGGCACTGCCCTGCGAGGACCACGACCTACCGATGACCCACGCGCTCAGGCCGCGCGGATTCACCCCAATCCGCTGA